The proteins below are encoded in one region of Pseudoduganella armeniaca:
- a CDS encoding AraC family transcriptional regulator, which translates to MNAPLAASPRDEYARRMTRVLNYIDAHLDQPLELAQLADVANFSRFHFHRIFHAWMGETLGDYLRRRRLEKAAFRLSCGPVESVLETALATGFGSGEAFARAFKTKFGCTPTEWRRDTPQRLAAQAPGRHSNPDQLLGNPDQAGQPLMRDDDVSNNTTGNLTMEVVITDLPAIRVAYFRHIGPYGPGITSFWRTVVAPWMQSRGLDAPLCIGIGYDDPSMTPADKCRYDACVALPEDFTDTGAADVTTLPGGRYARAAFTGQPAGIADAWTWMTRNWLPSSGLQCDDRPCLEIFRPETAVDPVTGAMRCDLCIPVRPL; encoded by the coding sequence ATGAACGCTCCTCTTGCTGCATCTCCCCGCGATGAATATGCGCGCCGCATGACGCGCGTCCTGAACTACATCGATGCACACCTGGACCAGCCGCTGGAGCTGGCCCAGCTGGCGGACGTGGCGAATTTTTCGCGCTTCCATTTTCATCGCATTTTCCACGCCTGGATGGGCGAGACGCTGGGCGACTACTTGCGCCGCCGGCGCCTCGAGAAGGCGGCGTTCCGGCTCAGCTGCGGACCGGTGGAAAGCGTGCTGGAAACCGCGCTGGCGACCGGTTTCGGCTCGGGCGAGGCATTTGCCCGAGCCTTCAAGACGAAGTTCGGCTGCACGCCGACGGAATGGCGGCGCGATACGCCGCAGCGCCTGGCCGCACAGGCGCCGGGCCGCCACAGCAATCCTGATCAGTTGCTCGGCAATCCGGATCAGGCAGGGCAGCCGCTCATGCGCGACGATGATGTTTCCAACAACACTACAGGAAACCTCACCATGGAAGTCGTCATCACCGACCTGCCCGCCATTCGCGTCGCGTATTTTCGTCATATCGGTCCGTATGGACCGGGTATCACCTCGTTCTGGCGCACCGTCGTTGCACCGTGGATGCAATCGCGCGGCCTGGACGCACCGCTCTGCATCGGCATCGGCTATGACGATCCCAGCATGACGCCTGCCGACAAATGCCGCTACGATGCTTGTGTCGCCCTGCCCGAGGACTTCACCGACACCGGCGCGGCCGATGTCACCACACTGCCCGGCGGCCGCTACGCGCGCGCCGCATTCACGGGACAGCCGGCCGGCATCGCCGATGCGTGGACCTGGATGACGCGCAACTGGCTGCCGTCGAGCGGGCTGCAATGCGACGACCGCCCATGCCTTGAAATCTTCCGGCCCGAAACGGCCGTCGATCCGGTGACCGGGGCCATGCGCTGCGACCTCTGCATTCCGGTACGCCCGCTCTGA
- a CDS encoding efflux RND transporter periplasmic adaptor subunit — MRHDPLPLAPTPRRWRKPVIALIALAVAGGAYTVLRPQAAPAAPTAAAAQKAAKPVVYELAATDVAAVAVRPLAVQLPLSGSLAPVSQATVKSKVSGVVEESALREGMAVTAGQVLARVDQADLRARMTQQQALLDEAQARLAMAQKNEANSRALLAQKYISQTAYDTNANAVDLARASVKAASAQVELARIALADSTIRAPMSGIVSKRHVQAGEKVAPDMPVYTIVSLAELTLEAQVPTSDIPRIKPGQEVSFRVDGFAGRTFAGKVARINPTTEAGSRAMLVYISVPNDDGALRGGMFAKGSIVTERTAALPQVPLAALREESGRHVVYKVAGGKIVAQPVTLGLRNEDEGLAVVTDGVAQGEHVIVSKLDGVKPGASVRLPPPGAMAQDAKPAVKQPQG; from the coding sequence ATGAGACACGACCCACTGCCCCTCGCCCCAACGCCCCGCCGCTGGCGCAAGCCGGTCATCGCGCTGATCGCCCTGGCCGTCGCGGGCGGCGCTTACACCGTGCTGCGCCCGCAGGCCGCGCCTGCCGCGCCCACGGCCGCCGCCGCGCAGAAGGCCGCCAAGCCCGTCGTGTACGAACTGGCCGCGACCGACGTCGCCGCCGTCGCGGTGCGACCGCTGGCGGTGCAGCTGCCGCTGTCCGGCAGCCTGGCGCCGGTCAGCCAGGCCACCGTCAAGTCGAAGGTGTCCGGCGTGGTCGAGGAATCGGCGCTGCGCGAGGGCATGGCCGTGACGGCCGGCCAGGTACTGGCGAGGGTCGACCAGGCCGACCTGCGCGCGCGCATGACGCAGCAGCAGGCCTTGCTGGACGAAGCCCAGGCGCGCCTGGCGATGGCGCAGAAGAACGAAGCCAACAGCCGCGCGCTGCTGGCGCAGAAGTACATCTCGCAGACGGCCTACGACACCAATGCCAACGCGGTCGACCTGGCCCGCGCTTCCGTCAAGGCGGCATCGGCCCAAGTGGAGCTGGCGCGCATCGCGCTGGCCGACAGCACGATCCGCGCGCCGATGAGTGGCATCGTCAGCAAGCGCCACGTGCAGGCCGGCGAGAAGGTGGCGCCGGACATGCCGGTCTATACGATCGTCAGCCTGGCCGAGCTGACCCTGGAAGCGCAGGTGCCGACTTCCGACATCCCGCGCATCAAGCCGGGCCAGGAAGTCAGCTTCCGCGTCGACGGCTTCGCCGGCCGCACGTTTGCCGGCAAGGTGGCACGCATCAATCCGACCACGGAGGCGGGCTCGCGCGCGATGCTGGTCTATATCTCCGTGCCGAACGACGACGGCGCGCTGCGCGGCGGCATGTTCGCCAAGGGCAGTATCGTCACGGAACGCACTGCCGCGCTGCCGCAGGTGCCGTTGGCGGCGCTGCGCGAAGAGAGCGGCCGCCACGTCGTCTACAAGGTCGCCGGCGGCAAGATCGTGGCGCAGCCGGTCACGCTGGGCCTGCGTAACGAGGACGAAGGCCTGGCCGTCGTTACGGACGGCGTGGCGCAGGGCGAGCACGTGATCGTGTCGAAACTGGACGGCGTCAAGCCGGGTGCCAGCGTGCGCCTGCCCCCGCCAGGCGCAATGGCGCAGGATGCCAAGCCGGCCGTCAAACAGCCGCAGGGGTAA
- a CDS encoding DsbA family oxidoreductase has translation MTTPLRIDFVSDVSCPWCAIGLRSLETALERIGPDIAADIHFQPFELNPDMGREGQDITEHIAEKYGSTPEQQEQSRAMIRQRGADVGFTFAMDKRSRIYNTFDAHRLLHWAEGTGRQKELKHALLEAYFTNGEDPSSHDTLLRAAEKAGLDLRAAQDVLESDRYAEEVREVEAFWQQHGIHSVPAVIINQRHLISGGQPPELFEQALRQIAAGA, from the coding sequence ATGACGACTCCCCTCCGCATCGACTTCGTTTCCGACGTTTCCTGCCCCTGGTGCGCGATCGGCCTGCGTTCGCTGGAAACGGCGCTGGAGCGTATCGGCCCCGACATCGCCGCCGACATCCACTTCCAGCCCTTCGAACTGAACCCCGATATGGGGCGCGAGGGCCAGGACATTACGGAACACATCGCCGAGAAGTACGGTTCCACGCCTGAGCAGCAGGAGCAGTCGCGCGCCATGATCCGCCAGCGCGGCGCCGACGTGGGCTTCACCTTCGCGATGGACAAGCGCAGCCGCATCTACAACACCTTCGACGCGCATCGCCTGCTGCACTGGGCCGAGGGTACGGGCCGCCAGAAGGAACTCAAGCACGCGCTGCTGGAGGCCTATTTCACCAACGGCGAAGACCCCAGCTCGCACGACACGCTGCTGCGCGCGGCCGAGAAGGCCGGCCTGGACCTGCGCGCCGCGCAGGACGTGCTGGAATCGGACCGCTACGCCGAGGAAGTGCGCGAGGTGGAAGCGTTCTGGCAGCAGCACGGCATCCATTCGGTGCCGGCGGTGATCATCAACCAGCGCCACCTGATCTCCGGCGGCCAGCCACCCGAGCTGTTCGAGCAGGCGCTGCGCCAGATCGCCGCGGGCGCGTAA
- a CDS encoding endonuclease/exonuclease/phosphatase family protein yields MQQEIRFATFNVCNLAPPGAKLYDNLAPLGPEEYEAKASWIAHQLDELDADVIGFQEIFSQAALRDVLARTRKYREALHAGFDPDPQANRLTPSVALVSRLPLATPATTYPSFPADVPCDSGSPDSDRFARAPLHAQVLLPGERIVDVFVVHLKSRRPDYRNGDNGADPLQYAMASLRSLVWRGTEAVALRVLLSKMMRETRRPCVVLGDFNDTADAVTTTIVLGNGGTYGGEGAASEERRGRLYDCHRIQRSQDPLRHVGYTNIHEGRYSTIDHVLVSEEFNGDSPRAIGEVLDVSYFNDHLRLAKPEASDHGQVLVRLRLYG; encoded by the coding sequence ATGCAGCAAGAAATTCGCTTTGCCACCTTCAATGTCTGCAACCTGGCGCCGCCGGGCGCGAAATTGTACGACAACCTCGCGCCCCTGGGCCCGGAGGAGTACGAAGCGAAGGCCAGCTGGATCGCCCACCAGCTCGATGAACTGGACGCGGACGTGATCGGCTTCCAGGAGATTTTCTCGCAGGCGGCGCTGCGCGACGTGCTGGCGCGCACGCGCAAATACCGCGAGGCGCTGCATGCCGGCTTCGATCCGGACCCGCAGGCGAACCGCCTGACCCCCAGCGTGGCCCTGGTCTCGCGCCTGCCGCTGGCGACGCCGGCCACCACCTACCCCTCCTTCCCGGCGGACGTGCCGTGCGACTCCGGCAGCCCGGATTCCGATCGTTTCGCCCGCGCGCCCCTGCACGCACAGGTGCTGCTGCCCGGCGAACGCATCGTCGACGTCTTCGTGGTGCACCTGAAATCGCGCCGGCCCGATTACCGCAACGGCGACAACGGCGCCGACCCGCTGCAGTACGCGATGGCCAGCCTGCGCTCACTGGTGTGGCGCGGCACCGAGGCGGTGGCGCTGCGGGTGCTGTTGTCGAAGATGATGCGCGAGACGCGCCGGCCCTGCGTGGTGCTGGGCGACTTCAACGACACCGCCGATGCGGTGACGACCACGATCGTGCTGGGCAACGGCGGCACCTATGGCGGCGAAGGCGCGGCCAGCGAGGAGCGGCGCGGCCGCCTGTACGACTGCCACCGCATCCAGCGCAGCCAGGACCCGCTGCGCCACGTGGGCTACACCAACATCCACGAGGGCCGCTATTCGACCATCGATCACGTGCTCGTGTCGGAGGAATTCAATGGGGACTCGCCACGCGCCATCGGCGAGGTGCTGGACGTGAGCTACTTCAACGATCACCTGCGGCTGGCCAAGCCGGAGGCGTCCGACCACGGCCAGGTGCTGGTGCGGTTGCGCCTGTACGGCTGA
- the ybaK gene encoding Cys-tRNA(Pro) deacylase: protein MAKKEHISETPATALLRKHHVAFSEHPYDYEEHGGTAVSSQALGVDEHHVVKTLVMQDEAAKPLIVLMHGDCKVSTKNLARNIGCKSVEPCKPEVAQRHSGYMVGGTSPFGTKKAMPIYVEESILALETIYINGGRRGYLVGIRPQVLLDVLQAKPVHCALAD from the coding sequence ATGGCAAAGAAAGAGCACATTTCAGAAACGCCCGCGACCGCGCTGCTGCGCAAGCACCACGTGGCCTTTTCCGAGCATCCTTATGACTACGAGGAGCATGGCGGCACCGCCGTTTCGTCGCAGGCGCTCGGGGTCGACGAACACCACGTCGTCAAGACGCTGGTGATGCAGGACGAAGCCGCCAAACCATTGATTGTGCTGATGCACGGCGATTGCAAGGTCTCGACGAAAAACCTGGCCCGCAATATCGGCTGCAAGTCGGTCGAGCCCTGCAAGCCGGAGGTGGCCCAGCGCCATTCCGGCTACATGGTGGGTGGCACCTCGCCGTTCGGCACCAAGAAGGCCATGCCGATCTACGTGGAGGAGTCGATCCTCGCGCTGGAAACCATTTATATCAATGGCGGCCGGCGCGGCTACCTGGTCGGCATCCGGCCGCAGGTCCTGCTGGACGTGCTGCAAGCGAAGCCGGTGCACTGCGCGCTGGCCGATTGA
- a CDS encoding DUF427 domain-containing protein, which translates to MPKAVWNGVVIAEAPENEIEIVEHNVYFPIERVKREYLKDSSHTTMCPWKGVASYYDVEVDGQVNRNAAWYYATPSEAAKAIKGRVAFWHGVEVSH; encoded by the coding sequence ATGCCCAAAGCCGTCTGGAACGGCGTCGTCATCGCCGAGGCGCCGGAAAACGAGATCGAAATCGTCGAGCACAATGTGTATTTTCCGATCGAGCGCGTCAAGCGCGAATACCTGAAGGACAGCAGCCACACGACCATGTGCCCATGGAAGGGCGTGGCCAGCTATTACGACGTCGAGGTGGATGGCCAGGTCAACAGGAACGCTGCGTGGTATTACGCCACGCCGTCCGAGGCCGCCAAGGCCATCAAGGGGCGGGTGGCGTTCTGGCATGGGGTGGAAGTGAGCCATTAA
- the plsY gene encoding glycerol-3-phosphate 1-O-acyltransferase PlsY, with protein sequence MNTLLLTIAAYLIGSISFAVVVSKIYGLDDPRTYGSGNPGATNVLRSGSKGAAIWTLIGDAFKGWLAVWLTIRFAKELNVDDATIALVALAVFIGHLWPVFFRFVGGKGVATALGVLLALNPWLGLATLVTWLVVAYAFRYSSLAALIASLFAPFYYGLLFGVDPQFFAVLLMSALLIWRHAKNIGNLIAGKESRIGSKSKSKAAAPKKK encoded by the coding sequence ATGAATACTCTTCTGTTGACGATCGCCGCGTATCTGATCGGCTCGATCTCGTTTGCCGTCGTGGTCAGCAAGATCTACGGGCTGGACGACCCGCGCACCTACGGCTCCGGCAATCCCGGCGCCACCAACGTGCTGCGCAGCGGCAGCAAGGGCGCCGCCATCTGGACGTTGATCGGCGATGCCTTCAAGGGCTGGCTGGCGGTCTGGCTGACGATCCGCTTCGCAAAAGAGCTGAACGTGGACGACGCCACCATCGCGCTGGTGGCGCTGGCCGTCTTCATCGGCCACCTGTGGCCCGTGTTCTTCCGCTTCGTCGGCGGCAAGGGCGTCGCCACCGCGCTGGGCGTGCTGCTGGCGTTGAACCCCTGGCTGGGACTGGCGACGCTGGTGACCTGGCTGGTGGTGGCGTATGCGTTCCGCTACTCGTCGCTGGCGGCGCTGATCGCGTCGCTGTTCGCGCCGTTCTACTATGGCCTGCTGTTCGGCGTCGATCCGCAGTTCTTTGCCGTCCTCTTGATGAGCGCCTTGCTGATCTGGCGCCACGCCAAGAACATCGGCAACCTCATCGCCGGCAAGGAAAGCCGCATCGGCAGCAAGTCGAAGTCCAAGGCCGCAGCGCCGAAGAAAAAGTAA
- a CDS encoding sensor domain-containing protein, with translation MDQSEKFPTPAALAAPTALPAQEALGWITRLVAALELMPGVAVCSIDRAGIVRFCNQACARLCGVTPQQAIGRRLDELLSRGERETEHAALLEAVWQTGRNGPAGDWIVRAADGREHWVCSTKLPIFQGELGQVFCMDVDITARKHAERTLTLAAQVFENSRDAILLTDSQRRIISVNRAYGGITGFDDSEVLGRPLSLSRAGVEDETFLREVWNQIEVLDHWQGETWSRRRDGEVFPAWLSLTAIRDGRGQVSNYMAILSDITERKRNEEHTRHLAEHDFLTDLPNRVLLLDRLSLALSTARRKGSMLAILFLDLDRFKPINDTLGHLVGDALLREVAVRLLKCVRKVDTVSRQGGDEFVLILADIGGIDHAAHVAEAVRQAIGQPYRIGEHELHISASIGVSIFPSDGDDIDTLIQNADVAMYHAKAGGRDGFRFFSAAMNQRIVERATFENGLRRALDEQQFELVFEPELDVRSGALVGAEALVRWRHPELGLLAPERFLGVAEEAGLMVPIGNWVMREACRHARAWHDDGHQVVVAVNLSLGQFLQRDLLQQVQAALDEAGLAARFLELELTEAIIMQGGAGVADTLRGLRQLGVRLSLDDFGTGWSRLGQLKDYPIDKLKIAQDFLAGGFDATVIRTIIAMARSMDMTVIAEGVETAEQLEFLRGQGCDQYQGYHAVAAARASGLASVLH, from the coding sequence ATGGACCAGTCAGAGAAATTCCCCACGCCCGCGGCGCTCGCCGCGCCAACGGCCCTTCCCGCCCAGGAAGCGCTGGGCTGGATCACGCGCCTGGTCGCCGCCCTGGAGCTGATGCCCGGGGTGGCCGTCTGCAGCATCGACCGGGCCGGCATCGTCCGGTTCTGCAACCAGGCCTGCGCGCGCTTGTGCGGCGTGACGCCGCAGCAGGCCATCGGCCGCCGGCTGGACGAGCTGCTGTCGCGCGGCGAACGCGAGACGGAACACGCCGCGCTGCTGGAAGCGGTCTGGCAGACGGGACGCAACGGCCCGGCCGGCGACTGGATCGTGCGCGCCGCCGACGGCCGCGAGCACTGGGTCTGCTCGACCAAGCTGCCGATCTTCCAGGGCGAACTGGGGCAGGTGTTCTGCATGGACGTCGACATCACGGCGCGCAAGCACGCCGAGCGCACGCTGACCCTGGCGGCCCAGGTGTTCGAGAACAGCCGCGACGCCATCCTGCTGACGGACAGCCAGCGCCGCATCATTTCCGTCAACCGCGCCTATGGCGGCATCACGGGCTTCGACGACAGCGAGGTGCTGGGCCGGCCGCTGTCGCTGTCGCGCGCCGGCGTCGAGGACGAGACGTTCCTGCGCGAGGTGTGGAACCAGATCGAGGTGCTCGATCACTGGCAGGGCGAGACGTGGTCGCGCCGCCGCGACGGCGAGGTGTTCCCGGCCTGGCTGTCGCTGACGGCGATCCGCGATGGCCGCGGCCAGGTCAGCAACTACATGGCGATCCTGTCCGACATCACGGAACGCAAGCGCAACGAGGAGCACACGCGCCACCTGGCCGAGCACGACTTCCTGACGGACCTGCCGAACCGCGTGCTGCTGCTCGACCGGCTGTCGCTGGCGCTGTCGACGGCACGCCGCAAGGGCAGCATGCTGGCGATCCTGTTCCTCGACCTGGACCGCTTCAAGCCGATCAACGACACGCTGGGTCACCTGGTCGGCGACGCGCTGCTGCGGGAAGTCGCGGTACGGCTGCTGAAATGCGTGCGCAAGGTCGATACCGTCAGCCGCCAGGGTGGCGACGAATTCGTCCTCATCCTGGCCGACATCGGCGGCATCGACCACGCGGCGCACGTGGCCGAAGCGGTGCGCCAGGCCATCGGCCAGCCGTACCGGATCGGTGAACACGAACTGCACATCTCGGCCTCGATCGGGGTCAGCATCTTTCCCAGCGACGGCGACGATATCGACACGCTGATACAGAACGCCGACGTCGCCATGTACCACGCCAAGGCGGGCGGCCGCGACGGCTTCCGCTTCTTCAGCGCCGCGATGAACCAGCGCATTGTCGAGCGGGCCACGTTCGAGAACGGCCTGCGCCGCGCGCTGGACGAACAGCAATTCGAGCTGGTGTTCGAGCCCGAACTGGATGTACGCAGCGGCGCGCTGGTGGGCGCCGAGGCACTGGTGCGCTGGCGCCACCCGGAACTGGGCCTGCTGGCGCCGGAGCGCTTCCTCGGCGTGGCGGAGGAGGCCGGGCTGATGGTCCCGATCGGCAACTGGGTCATGCGCGAGGCGTGCCGCCACGCGCGCGCCTGGCACGACGACGGCCACCAGGTCGTCGTGGCCGTCAACCTGTCGCTGGGCCAGTTCCTGCAGCGCGACCTGCTGCAGCAGGTCCAGGCGGCGCTGGACGAAGCGGGGCTGGCAGCGCGCTTCCTGGAGCTGGAGCTGACGGAAGCCATCATCATGCAAGGCGGCGCCGGTGTGGCCGACACCTTGCGTGGCCTGCGCCAGCTGGGCGTGCGGCTGTCGCTGGACGACTTCGGCACCGGCTGGTCGCGCCTGGGCCAGTTGAAGGACTACCCGATCGACAAGCTGAAGATCGCCCAGGACTTCCTGGCCGGCGGCTTCGATGCGACCGTGATCCGCACCATCATCGCGATGGCGCGCAGCATGGACATGACGGTGATCGCGGAAGGCGTCGAAACGGCCGAGCAGCTGGAATTCCTGCGCGGGCAGGGCTGCGACCAGTACCAGGGCTATCATGCCGTGGCGGCGGCACGGGCCAGCGGGCTGGCCTCGGTGCTGCATTGA
- a CDS encoding GGDEF domain-containing protein, with protein sequence MAAAEQIFPTFPQPADEQARLAALHRSAALDHAAGPDFLFLTELAARLCDVPYAFIALVDAERTWTRACVGLQLDSLPRSQSYCAWTVLGETLTEFPDTLADPRSAGLALTTAAPFVRRYSAVPLRTSEGHPIGTLCVLDSRPGGLTPEQRDTLSRLARQVIALIEARANEVALRQSVQRLEELATTDELTGLHNRRSLLHRLKFEVARARRFRAPLAAVMIDLDHFKHVNDEHGHAMGDKVLAAIGKLIRDNVRVIDVAGRYGGEELCVLLPNTPREGALKMAETLRARIEALVHMDGARRVPVTASFGVGAFDHMGVDDADSLLRAADEALYRAKENGRNRVE encoded by the coding sequence ATGGCCGCCGCAGAACAGATCTTCCCCACCTTTCCCCAGCCGGCGGACGAGCAGGCCAGGCTGGCCGCGCTGCACCGCAGCGCGGCGCTGGACCATGCGGCCGGTCCCGATTTCCTGTTCCTGACCGAGCTGGCGGCACGCCTGTGCGACGTGCCGTACGCCTTTATCGCGCTGGTGGACGCGGAACGCACCTGGACCCGCGCCTGTGTCGGCCTGCAGCTCGACTCGCTGCCGCGCAGCCAGTCGTATTGCGCCTGGACCGTGCTGGGCGAGACGCTGACGGAATTCCCCGACACGCTGGCCGACCCGCGCAGCGCCGGCCTGGCGCTGACCACGGCGGCGCCGTTCGTGCGCCGCTACAGCGCCGTGCCGCTGCGTACCAGCGAGGGGCATCCGATCGGCACCCTGTGCGTACTGGACAGCCGCCCGGGCGGCCTGACGCCGGAGCAGCGCGACACCTTGTCCCGGCTGGCCCGCCAGGTGATCGCGCTGATCGAGGCGCGCGCCAACGAGGTGGCGTTGCGCCAATCGGTGCAGCGGCTGGAGGAGCTGGCCACGACCGATGAGCTGACCGGCCTGCACAACCGCCGTTCGCTGCTGCACCGCCTGAAATTCGAGGTGGCGCGGGCGCGACGCTTCCGCGCGCCGCTGGCGGCCGTGATGATCGACCTGGACCACTTCAAGCACGTCAACGACGAGCATGGCCACGCCATGGGCGACAAGGTACTGGCCGCCATCGGCAAGCTGATACGGGACAATGTGCGCGTGATCGACGTGGCCGGCCGCTACGGCGGCGAGGAGCTGTGCGTGCTGCTACCGAACACGCCGCGCGAGGGCGCGCTCAAGATGGCCGAAACGCTGCGTGCCCGCATCGAGGCGCTGGTCCACATGGATGGCGCGCGCCGCGTGCCCGTCACGGCCAGCTTTGGCGTTGGCGCCTTCGATCACATGGGCGTCGACGATGCCGACAGCCTGCTGCGCGCGGCGGACGAGGCGCTGTACCGCGCCAAGGAAAACGGCCGCAACCGCGTCGAATAA